Proteins found in one Acipenser ruthenus unplaced genomic scaffold, fAciRut3.2 maternal haplotype, whole genome shotgun sequence genomic segment:
- the LOC131731658 gene encoding interleukin-2 receptor subunit beta-like, which translates to MAGFNLLVLSISFCVFQAAAQSHQEGGSLKCVSDYKSTLSCAWNTTGKLRESSCRLHFTWTVNRRQRKTQKNETCELQDSPSDPRMQSCSVIAGGNQERQMFTTVTVITSRVKCGNCSQDAANITFKPVENVKMHPPFAPSIVDSTNITWTLNHSLISVHLQQREFQIRFKRKEKSWEDSSVISELQGQEWTRLNEKLLDRDAVYETQVRVKSREHAGEWSEWSPVTEWRSEVGNMAAGVFRKPDSPLQMELLFVMICFPALAVFLITIYSRKWIHRVSCLNIPDPSKYFAPLNSQHGGNFQKWLSPMFSPESYTGDESNTKISLVEVFEVKGSFEKECPGSGCREWGKNCDSSSSSSSGGFSNMGYFYSKYPGSLEIDSCPVYFSYEPADRNSDTSVAESYERLENLEQDPGKNWENQESLDPDSGFGLESGSSEESPDLNGPPHAVSTPLPFPSTLPASWFLPHGQFPFPAIDFTALAAGSSGPPGGALFNASPLKIPPTVVDYMSVKDLQNLNKPI; encoded by the exons ATGGCTGGATTCAATCTGCTGGTCCTTTCCATCtctttctgtgtgtttcaggCAGCTGCACAGAGTCACCAGg AAGGGGGCAGCTTGAAGTGTGTTTCTGATTACAAATCCACGCTGAGCTGTGCTTGGAACACGACAGGGAAGCTGAGAGAGTCTTCATGCAGGCTTCACTTCACGTGGACCGTAAACAG ACGACAGAGAAAGACACAGAAAAACGAAACATGCGAGCTGCAAGATTCACCCAGTGACCCTCGGATGCAAAGCTGCAGTGTGATAGCGGGCGGAAATCAAGAG CGGCAAATGTTCACGACCGTCACTGTGATCACAAGCCGGGTGAAGTGTGGAAACTGCAGCCAGGATGCAGCTAACATTACATTCAAACCAGTTGAAAACG TGAAAATGCACCCTCCCTTCGCTCCTTCCATTGTGGACAGCACCAACATTACCTGGACTCTGAACCACAGTCTGATCTCAGTGCACCTTCAGCAAAGAGAGTTTCAAATCCGATTCAAACGCAAAGAGAAATCCTGGGAG GACTCCAGTGTGATCTCCGAACTTCAAGGTCAGGAGTGGACCCGGCTCAACGAGAAGTTGCTGGACCGGGATGCGGTGTACGAGACTCAGGTTCGAGTCAAATCCCGAGAACATGCAGGAGAGTGGAGCGAGTGGAGCCCAGTGACTGAGTGGAGATCTGAAGTGGGAAATATGGCTG CTGGAGTATTCAGAAAGCCTGACAGCCCTCTGCAGATGGAGCTGCTGTTTGTGATGATCTGTTTTCCAGCCCTGGCTGTCTTCTTAATCACCATCTACAGCAGGAAATG GATTCACAGAGTCTCCTGTCTTAATATCCCAGATCCGTCTAAATATTTCGCCCCCCTAAATTCACAGCATGGAGGAAATTTCCAG AAGTGGCTCAGCCCCATGTTCTCACCCGAGTCCTACACCGGAGACGAATCCAACACCAAAATCTCTCTGGTGGAAGTCTTCGAGGTGAAGGGCTCCTTCGAGAAGGAGTGCCCGGGATCGGGGTGTCGAGAGTGGGGCAAGAATTGcgattcctcctcctcctcctcctccggagGCTTCTCCAACATGGGCTACTTCTACTCCAAATACCCCGGCTCCCTGGAGATCGACTCCTGCCCGGTGTACTTCAGCTACGAACCCGCGGACCGGAACTCGGACACCAGCGTGGCGGAATCCTACGAGCGGCTGGAAAACCTGGAGCAAGATCCGGGGAAAAACTGGGAAAACCAGGAGAGCTTGGATCCCGATTCGGGATTCGGACTGGAGAGCGGGTCCAGCGAGGAGAGCCCCGATCTGAACGGGCCGCCCCATGCCGTTTCCACCCCCCTCCCGTTTCCCAGCACCCTCCCGGCTAGTTGGTTTCTCCCACATGGACAGTTCCCCTTCCCTGCTATCGATTTCACTGCTCTGGCCGCGGGGTCTTCCGGTCCACCAGGGGGTGCTCTTTTCAATGCGTCTCCTTTGAAGATCCCACCCACGGTGGTCGATTACATGTCCGTGAAGGATCTTCAAAATCTCAATAAGCCGATCTGa